GCATCACGTTGCCCGCCGAGCGCCGCTTCCTCGCCCTCGAGGATCCGCTGCCCGCCGGCCTCGAGGCGGTGGACCTGAGCCTCCGGACGGCCGGCCTCCCCGGTCCCGGAGCCAACGCTGAGCCCGCCGCCCCGGAAGGCGAGGAGGAGGAGGAGCCACAGGAGCAGGGCGGCTACCTCTACGACTGGTACTACGGGAGCTGGGACGCCGGGTGGTGGTCGCCGTTCGACCACCGCGAGCTGCGCGACGACCGGGTGGTGTACGTCGCGACCTATCTGTGGCGCGGCACCTACACGGCGACCTACGTGGCCCGCGCCACGACGCCGGGCGTGTTCGTCCGCCCGCCCGCGCACGCCGAGGAGATGTACAACCCCGCCGTCCAGGGGCGGAGCGACGGCGGCGTCTTCACGGTGACCCCGAAGTCGCCGTGACGGCGCGGAGGACCCTCCTCGGGGCGGCCGGTGTGGCCGCCGCCGGCCTCGCGACCGTGCTCGCCTGGATCGCGGTGCCGCCGCCGGCGGGGCTCACCGCGCCTCCCCAGGTGGCCAGCCTCACCATCGAGGACCGGCACGGGCTGCCGCTCAGGACCACCCGGGCCGCGGACGGCAGCCGCACCCGCTGGCTCGCGCTGGGCGACGTGGACCCGCAGCTCATCCAGGCCTTCGTGGCGCTCGAAGACCGCCGCTTCTACGCGCACGCCGGCGTGGACCTGCGAGCCGCGGCGCGCGCGCTGGCGCAGGACCTCGGCGGCGGCCGGGTCGTCTCCGGCGCTTCGACGATCACCATGCAGCTGGCGCGGCTGCTCGTGCCCACGAGCCACGGCATCGGAGGCAAGCTCGCGCAGGCGCTGTGGGCGCTGCGGCTCGAGCGCCACCTGACCAAGCAGCAGATCCTGGAGCAGTACCTCGACCGCGTGCCGCTCGGACAGGGAGCCCTTGGCGTCGACGCTGCCGCGGCGCTGTACTTCGGCGCCTCGGCCACCCGCCTCTCGCCCGGCCAGGCGGCCCTGCTCGCCGGATTGGCCAGCGCGCCGGCGGCCGACAATCCCTTCGTCGCCCCCGACCGCGCCCGCGCGCGGCGAGCGCTCGCGCTGCGGCGCATGCTGGAGCTGGGCTACGTGACCGCCGCCGACGCGGCCCGCGCCCGGGCGGAGCCGGTCGTCGCCACCCGCGGCGACCCGGCGTTCCTCGCGCCGCACTTCACCAGCCGCGTGCTGCAGTGGGCCGAGGACTCGGGCGTCGCCCTGGCCGGCACGTGGCGCACCTCGCTCGACCTCCCGCTTCAGACCGAGCTGGAGGCGGAGGTGCGGCACACGGTCGCGCTGCTCCGGGACCGCGGCGTCCGCCACGCGGCGGCCGTCGTGCTCGACAACGCGAGCGGCGACGTGCTCGCCTGGGTGGGCTCCCCCGACTTCTGGGCGGACAGCGCGGGACAGGTGGACATGGTCGTCTCTCCGCGGCAGCCGGGCTCGGCCCTGAAGCCGTTCCTCTATGCCCTCGCCTTCGACCGCGGGCTGTCGCCCGCGACGGTGCTGCCCGACGTCCTCCACACCTACCAGACCGCGACCGGGCCGTACCAGCCGCGCAACTACGACCGCCGGTTCCACGGCCCGGTGCGCGCCCGCGAGGCGCTGGCCAGCTCGTTCAACGTCCCCGCCATCGAGCTGACCGACCGGCTGGGCGTCGGCAGCCTCCTCGGCGTGCTGCACCGCGCCGGCTTCGCGAGCCTGTCGCGCACGGCCGACTACTACGGCCTCGGCCTCGCGCTGGGCAACGGCGACGTAACCCTGCTCGAGATGGCCAATGCGTTCCGCGCCCTGGCCAACGACGGCGAGTGGAGCCCGGTCCGCTGGGGCGTCGGCACCGGGCCGGGTCCCGCCGGGACGCCGCCCGAGCGCCGGGTCGTCTCGCCGGGCGCCGCCGCACTGGTGCTCGACGTCCTGCGCGATCCGCTCGCGCGAGCGCCGGGCTTCGGCCTCGACACGCCGTTCGACTTCGCGTTCCCCGTCGCGGTCAAGACCGGCACCAGCCACCATTTCACGGACAACTGGGCGGTGGGCGTCACGCGGGGTTTCACCGTCGCGGTGTGGGCGGGCAACTTCACCGGCCGGCCGATGCGCCAGGTGAGCGGCGTGACCGGAGCCGGTCCCCTGCTCCACCGCGCCATCCTCGACGTCGCCAAGCGGTACGAGCCGGGGGTGCCGCCGACCCCCGCGGCCTATGGGGCCGTCCGCGTGGCCGTGTGCCGCCTCTCGGGCCTGCGGGCGACCCGCCACTGCCCGGCGCTGGACGAGTGGGTCCTGCCGGGCACCGGGCCGGTCGCCGGTTGCGACTGGCACCGGCCCGACGGAACGGTCGCGTGGCCCGCCGCGTACGCGGCGTGGGTCGCCGAGGAGGGCCTGAGCCGGCCGGCCGATGCGCCCGGCGGCAGGGGCGTGGCGGCGCTCGCGGCGGCGGACAGCGGCTTCCGGATCGTCTCGCCGCTAGACGGCGACCGGTACGCGGTTCCCCCGGGGACCGACCCCCGCTACGCCACCGTCGCGCTGCGCGCCGTCGGGCGGCCGGACGACGGTCCGGTGCGCTGGACCGTGGACGGACGTCCCGTCGACGTCACCCGGTGGCGCCTGCGCTCCGGCACCCACGCGATCCGCGCAGTGGGAGCCTCCGGCCGCGAGGCCGAGGTGACGATCCGGGTCGAGTGATCGCCGACTCCGGCCCAGGACGCGGTGGGCGCTCGCGCGCGCACGCTGGCCGAGCGCGCTAGAAGAGGACCCCCGTGGTGAGCACGAGCCGGTCGCCCCCGCCGAGCTCCGGCCGCAGCTCGACGTAGGGCGTCAGCCTCGTGGCGGTGGGGATGCGCAACCCGACGAGCAGGTTGACGCCGAGGTCCGTCACGCCCGAGCCCGGCACGCGGCTGACACCGCTGTGCGCGAGGTTGAGGCCCCCGCCCAGGTAGACGGCGAGCCGTGAGCCGCTGAGCGGCAGCCCCCACGCCAGGTCGCCGTTGAGCTCCCAGTAGTTGAGCGGGGAATCCGGGAAGAAGTAGTCGAACGCCAGGTTCAGGCGCAGGTCGCGGGTCCAGAACGGCGCGAGGGGCGCCTCGAGCCGGAGGCCGAGGCCCGCGTCGGTGTTCTCGGCGAAGCTGAGCTGCCCGCCGAGGCGAACCGGTGCCTGAGCCGCGAGGGCCGCCGGCACGAGCCAGAGAGCAACGGCGGCGGCCGCTGTGGTGATGCGCATGGTGCACGCTCCCGTGAGGTACTCCTCTCTGACACCGGACGGGGCCGCGAGGTCACGCGGCGCGGCGGCGCGGCCGGATGTTCCACGGTAACTTCCGCACCGTGCCGGAGCTGCCCGACATCACCGTGTACCTCGAGGCGCTCGGGACGCGCGTGCAGGGTCACGTGCTCGAGCGCGTGGAGGTGGCGAGCCCGTTCGTGCTGCGCAGCGTGGACCCGCCGCTGGAGGCTTGCCACGGCAGGCGGGTGACGGAGCTGCGGCGTCTCGGCAAGCGCATCGTCCTCGGGCTCGAGGACCGGCTGTTCGTGGTGATCCACCTGATGATCGCCGGACGGCTGCAGTGGCACGCGCTCCGCCCCGCCACGGCGCGGCGCTCGACCCTGGCGGCGTTCACCTTCGACTCCGGCACGCTGCTCCTCACGGAGGCGGGTACCAAGCGCCGCGCCTCGGTCCACCTCGTGCGCGGCGAGGACGCGCTGGCCGGCTTCGACCGAGGCGGCCTGGAGGTGCTCGCGGCGAGCGCGGAGGCGTTCGCCGCCCGGCTGCGCTCGGAGAACCACACCGTCAAGCGGGCCCTCGCCGACCCGCGGCTCATCAGCGGCATCGGCAACGCGTACTCCGACGAGATCCTCCACCGCGCCCGGCTCTCGCCGATGCTGCTCACGTCCCGCCTGAGCGACGAGCAGGCGGCACGGCTGTTCGACGCCGCGCGGGCGACGCTCGTCGAGTGGACGGAGCGGCTGCGGCGCGAGACCGGCGAGGCCTTCCCGGCGAAGGTCACGGCGTTCCGCGACGGCATGGCCGTGCACGGGCGGTTCCGCCAGCCGTGCCCGGTGTGCGGGCAGCCGGTCCAACGCATCCGCTACGCCGACAACGAGACCAACTACTGCGCCCGCTGCCAGACCGGGGGCCGCCTGCTGGCCGACCGTGCGCTCTCGCGCCTGCTGAAGGACGACTGGCCGCGCTCCCTGGACGAGCTGGAAGAAATGCAAGAGAAACACTCGGTAACAGCGCGCTAAGCTGCTGGCGCTCAACGGGATATTCCGTAGATTCTGCAAAGCCGAATCACAGCAACTCCTTTGCCAGGCTTGCCATTCGTCTGACGGCGCCATGCCAGAGACGCGCGAGCGCATCGCGCGCCTCGCTCGCCGATGACCCGGGGGGGAGGAACGCGATGAGCGAGATGCCGGAGGGAGGCGGGCAGCACCCGAGGGGTACACTGGCCGTGGTGGGGATCTACGGCCTGCTGTTCCTGCTCGGCTGGCTCGCATTCTACTACCTGCTGTTCACGCCGCGCGGGGCGGTGACGCCATGAACGTGGACCTGTACGAGCGGCTGTGGATGTGGGGAGCGGCGGCGATCGTGGTCGTGTTCCTGGTCGCGATCGGCGTCTCGACCTTCGCGTACGCGGTGCGGCCGCCCAGCCACGTCGAGACGATCGACCCGACCGCGGTGATGCAGGACGCGCGCTTCAGCGCGCCCGGCGTCACGACGCGGCCCGACGGCAGCGTGCAGGTCGTGATGGTGGCGATGACGTTCGCCTTCCTGCCCAACGAGGTCCACGTCCCGGTCGGCCGGCCGGTGACCTTCCGCATCACCAGCATGGACGTGACCCACGGCTTCGAGATCGCCGGCACGAACGCCAACACGATGGTCGTCCCGGGCTACGTCTCGCAGTTCACCTACACGTTCACGACGCCGGGCGAGCGGCTGGTGGTCTGCAACGAGTACTGCGGCACCGGGCACCACACCATGCAGGGCAAGGTGATCGTGGATCCGGCGCCGGGCGCGGCACCATCGCCGGCCGGGGTGGCCCGATGAAGCGCCTCGATCGGCTGGCGCTCGCGAACATCGGGGTCGCGGTGGCCGCCTTCGGCGTCGCCGCGTGCATGGCGCTGATGCAGGCGCTGTCGCGCGCCAACCTCGACCTGCCGTTCCGCTCCGCGCGCATCTACTACCTGTCGGTGACCGCGCACGGCACGCTGATGGCCCTGGTGTTCACCACCTTCTTCATCATGGGGCTCGGGTACGCGCTCGTGCCCCGCGCGCTCGGCCGGCCCCTCGCGCACCCCCGCCTGGCGTGGGCGTCGTTCTGGGTCGCGCTCGCCGGCACGCTCGCCACGGTCGCGGCGATCCTCTCGGGGCAGGCATCGGTGCTGTACACGTTCTATCCGCCCCTGAAGGCGCACCCGGCGTTCTACATCGGCGCGACCCTGCTCGTCGTCGGCTCCTGGGGCTGGGGATTCGTGGTGCTGCGGTCGTTGCGCGCCTGGCGGAAGGACAATCCCGGTGCGCCCATCCCGCTCGCGGTGCACGGGATGGCGACGACCATCATCGTGTGGTTCATCGCCACCGCGGGCGTCGCGGCGGAAATGCTGCTGCTGCTGATCCCGTGGTCGCTCGGCCTGACGAAGACCATCGACCCCGAGCTGGCGCGCACCCTGTTCTGGTGGTTCGGCCATCCGCTGGTCTACTTCTGGCTCCTGCCGGCGTACGTGATCTGGTACACGGTGCTGCCGAGGGCGGCCGGCGGGAAGCTGTTCAGCGACGCGCTGGGGCGCCTGGTGTTCGTGCTGTTCATCGTGCTCTCGTCGCCGGTCGGCCTGCACCACCAGGCCATGGATCCCGGCATTCCCGCGGGCTGGAAGCTGTTCCATACCTTCAACACGATGTGGATCCTGTACCCGAGCTTCATCACCGCCTTCACCATCATCGCCTCGCTGGAGGTCGCCGGCCGGATGAGGGGCGCGACCGGGCTGTTCAACTGGATCGGGAAGCTGCCGTGGGGCGACCCGCTGGTGGCCAGCGTGCTGCTGGCGATGATCCTGTTCGCGTTCGGCGGATTCGGCGGCGCGATCAACGCCGCCTACGGCATGAACGCGATGGTGCACAACACGGCCTGGGTCCAGGGGCACTTTCACCTCACCGTGGGCAGCGCGACGGCGCTGACTTTCATGGGCACGGCCTACTGGCTCGTGCCCAAGCTCACCGGCCGCGATCTCGAGCTGGGGCTGCTGGCGAAGGTGCAACCGTACCTGTGGTTCGCCGGCATGATGCTGTTCTCGTTCTCGAACCACGTCACCGGTCTGATGGGGATGCCGCGGCGCGTGTTCGATCCCAGCTACGGCGGCGATCCGCTGGCGGCCCACTGGCGCACGCTGACCGGCATCTCCGCCGTGGGCGGCGTCCTGCTGTTCACCAGCGCCGCGTTCTTCGTGATGGTGATGCTGGGCACCTGGCTGGCGGGCCGGAGAGCCGAGCAGCCCGAGGTCGAGTTCGCCGAGCCGCTCGGCGCGACGCCCACGCGCGTGCCGTTGCTGGACCGGCTGGGGCTGTGGACGGTGGTCGCCGTGGTGCTGGTGCTGCTCGCGTACGCCTACCCGATCTGGCACCTGATCAGCATGCCCCATTTCGGGTCGCCGCCCTTCACCCCGTTCTGATCGGGAGCGCTCCGGCTGGTCGAGCGGGCCTTGGCGAGTGCTGCGACGGGCCCGAACCCTTGCAGAATGCGGTGGTTGGGGCAGAATTGGGACAGAAGGAACCCGGATTCAGGAAAAAGCTATCTGGCGCCGGGGCAAGGGATTAGGCGATATTGACGTCGCGCGGTACGAGGGTTGCCCGTAAGTCAGCGGGAGTCCTAAGAACGCGACGCTACTTCTCACACAGGAAAGAAGGGTCCCATGAGGAGCACGAAGGGCTTCACGCTGATCGAGCTTCTGATCGTGGTGGTGATCATCGGCATTCTGGCCGCCATCG
This sequence is a window from Gemmatimonadales bacterium. Protein-coding genes within it:
- the pbpC gene encoding penicillin-binding protein 1C; amino-acid sequence: MTARRTLLGAAGVAAAGLATVLAWIAVPPPAGLTAPPQVASLTIEDRHGLPLRTTRAADGSRTRWLALGDVDPQLIQAFVALEDRRFYAHAGVDLRAAARALAQDLGGGRVVSGASTITMQLARLLVPTSHGIGGKLAQALWALRLERHLTKQQILEQYLDRVPLGQGALGVDAAAALYFGASATRLSPGQAALLAGLASAPAADNPFVAPDRARARRALALRRMLELGYVTAADAARARAEPVVATRGDPAFLAPHFTSRVLQWAEDSGVALAGTWRTSLDLPLQTELEAEVRHTVALLRDRGVRHAAAVVLDNASGDVLAWVGSPDFWADSAGQVDMVVSPRQPGSALKPFLYALAFDRGLSPATVLPDVLHTYQTATGPYQPRNYDRRFHGPVRAREALASSFNVPAIELTDRLGVGSLLGVLHRAGFASLSRTADYYGLGLALGNGDVTLLEMANAFRALANDGEWSPVRWGVGTGPGPAGTPPERRVVSPGAAALVLDVLRDPLARAPGFGLDTPFDFAFPVAVKTGTSHHFTDNWAVGVTRGFTVAVWAGNFTGRPMRQVSGVTGAGPLLHRAILDVAKRYEPGVPPTPAAYGAVRVAVCRLSGLRATRHCPALDEWVLPGTGPVAGCDWHRPDGTVAWPAAYAAWVAEEGLSRPADAPGGRGVAALAAADSGFRIVSPLDGDRYAVPPGTDPRYATVALRAVGRPDDGPVRWTVDGRPVDVTRWRLRSGTHAIRAVGASGREAEVTIRVE
- a CDS encoding DNA-formamidopyrimidine glycosylase family protein produces the protein MFHGNFRTVPELPDITVYLEALGTRVQGHVLERVEVASPFVLRSVDPPLEACHGRRVTELRRLGKRIVLGLEDRLFVVIHLMIAGRLQWHALRPATARRSTLAAFTFDSGTLLLTEAGTKRRASVHLVRGEDALAGFDRGGLEVLAASAEAFAARLRSENHTVKRALADPRLISGIGNAYSDEILHRARLSPMLLTSRLSDEQAARLFDAARATLVEWTERLRRETGEAFPAKVTAFRDGMAVHGRFRQPCPVCGQPVQRIRYADNETNYCARCQTGGRLLADRALSRLLKDDWPRSLDELEEMQEKHSVTAR
- a CDS encoding cytochrome c oxidase subunit 2A, which translates into the protein MSEMPEGGGQHPRGTLAVVGIYGLLFLLGWLAFYYLLFTPRGAVTP
- a CDS encoding cytochrome c oxidase subunit II, with amino-acid sequence MNVDLYERLWMWGAAAIVVVFLVAIGVSTFAYAVRPPSHVETIDPTAVMQDARFSAPGVTTRPDGSVQVVMVAMTFAFLPNEVHVPVGRPVTFRITSMDVTHGFEIAGTNANTMVVPGYVSQFTYTFTTPGERLVVCNEYCGTGHHTMQGKVIVDPAPGAAPSPAGVAR
- a CDS encoding b(o/a)3-type cytochrome-c oxidase subunit 1, translating into MKRLDRLALANIGVAVAAFGVAACMALMQALSRANLDLPFRSARIYYLSVTAHGTLMALVFTTFFIMGLGYALVPRALGRPLAHPRLAWASFWVALAGTLATVAAILSGQASVLYTFYPPLKAHPAFYIGATLLVVGSWGWGFVVLRSLRAWRKDNPGAPIPLAVHGMATTIIVWFIATAGVAAEMLLLLIPWSLGLTKTIDPELARTLFWWFGHPLVYFWLLPAYVIWYTVLPRAAGGKLFSDALGRLVFVLFIVLSSPVGLHHQAMDPGIPAGWKLFHTFNTMWILYPSFITAFTIIASLEVAGRMRGATGLFNWIGKLPWGDPLVASVLLAMILFAFGGFGGAINAAYGMNAMVHNTAWVQGHFHLTVGSATALTFMGTAYWLVPKLTGRDLELGLLAKVQPYLWFAGMMLFSFSNHVTGLMGMPRRVFDPSYGGDPLAAHWRTLTGISAVGGVLLFTSAAFFVMVMLGTWLAGRRAEQPEVEFAEPLGATPTRVPLLDRLGLWTVVAVVLVLLAYAYPIWHLISMPHFGSPPFTPF